The following proteins are co-located in the Candidatus Nanopelagicales bacterium genome:
- a CDS encoding alpha-amylase family glycosyl hydrolase, whose translation MTWWHGTSIYQVYPRSFADSDADGIGDLAGVIERLNYIADLGVETVWVSPFFNSPQEDFGYDVTDYTDVAPEYGSVAVAEELIEQVHRRGMKIMFDLVLNHTSDQHPWFLRSKGSRDNPKSDWYIWADGRGRDGRRPPNNWRSALEIDSAWQWSAERDQFYMATFLPFQPDLNWRNPEVREAMFAAVRFWLDRSVDGFRLDIFGQIMKDPELRDNPFAPRKSTGYPRLWRRDNTENTPDNISLAQDLHAVCAEYGEPERILLGEVFGSPEVLREYHADGAGLDLVFLFDFLLYTYDAQWFRDTIARFESAFPAPMQPTYVLENHDRSRSIDRVGGDLAKAKVLAVIQLTVRGVPTLYMGQELGMSNTYLPMAGALDPVAARFARWVPEALNRRMAERLNRDEVRTPMQWDASANAGFCPESVRPWLPVNPDHSFVNVADEEDDPDSLLSLYRHLFALRRSSPSLRIGSLDLIAGLPDDVLGFRRTDSGAGDAVDQTAVFANFGSRAVEVRAVSAELLLECGGATCAGGTIGLPPDSAIIVRRTRPR comes from the coding sequence ATGACGTGGTGGCACGGAACGAGCATCTATCAGGTGTACCCCCGCTCCTTCGCGGATTCGGACGCCGACGGCATCGGAGATCTCGCAGGAGTGATCGAGCGCTTGAACTACATCGCGGACCTCGGAGTCGAGACGGTGTGGGTGTCCCCGTTCTTCAACAGCCCTCAGGAGGACTTCGGTTACGACGTGACCGACTACACGGATGTCGCCCCTGAATACGGCTCGGTTGCCGTCGCAGAGGAGCTGATCGAGCAGGTCCACCGCCGCGGGATGAAGATCATGTTCGATCTCGTGCTCAACCACACCTCCGACCAGCATCCGTGGTTCTTGCGCTCCAAGGGGTCGCGAGACAACCCCAAGTCGGACTGGTACATCTGGGCCGACGGTCGGGGTCGTGACGGCCGCCGGCCGCCCAACAACTGGCGCTCGGCACTCGAGATCGACTCGGCCTGGCAGTGGTCTGCAGAACGGGACCAGTTCTACATGGCCACGTTCTTGCCCTTCCAACCTGACCTCAACTGGCGCAATCCCGAGGTTCGGGAGGCCATGTTCGCGGCGGTCCGCTTCTGGTTGGATCGCAGCGTCGATGGCTTCCGGTTGGACATCTTCGGCCAGATCATGAAAGACCCCGAGCTGCGGGACAACCCTTTCGCCCCACGCAAGTCGACCGGGTATCCGCGATTGTGGCGCCGCGACAACACAGAGAACACGCCGGACAACATCAGCCTGGCTCAGGACCTTCATGCGGTGTGCGCCGAGTACGGCGAACCGGAGCGGATCCTTCTGGGCGAGGTGTTCGGTTCACCCGAGGTGCTACGCGAGTATCACGCCGACGGCGCCGGCCTCGACCTGGTGTTCCTCTTCGATTTCCTGCTCTACACCTATGACGCCCAGTGGTTCCGAGACACCATCGCCCGGTTCGAGTCGGCTTTCCCGGCCCCCATGCAGCCGACCTACGTCTTGGAGAACCACGACCGGTCCCGATCCATCGACCGGGTCGGCGGCGACCTCGCCAAAGCCAAGGTGCTGGCCGTCATACAGCTCACGGTCCGAGGCGTGCCGACGCTGTACATGGGGCAGGAACTCGGTATGTCCAACACGTACCTGCCCATGGCGGGGGCCTTGGACCCGGTGGCCGCACGCTTCGCCCGCTGGGTACCGGAGGCGCTCAACCGGCGCATGGCCGAGAGACTGAACCGCGACGAGGTACGCACGCCGATGCAGTGGGACGCATCCGCCAACGCCGGATTCTGTCCCGAGTCAGTGCGGCCGTGGCTTCCGGTCAACCCGGACCACTCCTTCGTCAATGTCGCCGACGAGGAAGACGATCCTGACTCGTTGCTCAGCCTGTATCGACACCTGTTCGCCCTTCGTCGGTCGTCGCCATCTCTGCGAATCGGGTCACTGGACCTGATCGCGGGGCTGCCGGACGATGTCCTGGGGTTCCGTCGTACCGACTCGGGAGCGGGTGACGCGGTCGATCAAACTGCGGTGTTCGCGAACTTCGGATCCCGAGCGGTGGAAGTGCGCGCAGTGAGCGCCGAGCTGCTGCTGGAGTGTGGCGGCGCGACATGCGCCGGTGGCACCATCGGGTTGCCCCCGGACTCCGCCATCATCGTGCGCCGCACCCGACCGCGCTGA